In the genome of Streptomyces racemochromogenes, one region contains:
- a CDS encoding helix-turn-helix domain-containing protein — protein MNLEDLARLRRARDLMDRNYAEPLDVTALAQVALMSAGHFSRSFRAAYGETPYSYLMTRRIERAKALLRRGDQSVTEVCFAVGCTSLGSFSARFTELVGESPSAYRARDHGADAALPACVSKVHTRPVRNGPHAG, from the coding sequence GTGAACCTGGAGGACCTCGCCCGACTGCGCCGGGCCCGCGACCTGATGGACCGCAACTACGCGGAGCCGCTCGACGTCACCGCGCTGGCCCAGGTCGCGCTGATGTCGGCGGGGCACTTCTCGCGCAGCTTCCGCGCCGCCTACGGGGAGACCCCGTACAGCTACCTGATGACGCGCCGGATCGAGCGGGCCAAGGCGCTGCTGCGGCGCGGCGACCAGTCGGTGACGGAGGTGTGCTTCGCGGTGGGCTGTACCTCGCTGGGGTCGTTCAGCGCGCGGTTCACGGAGCTGGTGGGCGAGAGCCCGAGCGCGTACCGGGCCCGTGACCACGGGGCGGACGCGGCCCTGCCGGCCTGCGTCTCGAAGGTCCACACCCGGCCGGTCAGGAACGGCCCCCACGCCGGCTGA
- a CDS encoding acyl-CoA dehydrogenase family protein: MSLDHRLTPEHEELRRTVEAFAHDVVAPKIGDLYERHEFPYEIVREMGRMGLFGLPFPEEYGGMGGDYLALGIALEELARVDSSVAITLEAGVSLGAMPLYLFGTEEQKRQWLPKLCSGEVLGAFGLTEPGAGSDAGGTRTTAVRDGDEWVINGSKCFITNSGTDITGLVTVTAVTGRKADGRPEISSIIVPSGTPGFTVAAPYSKVGWNSSDTRELSFDDVRVPLANLVGQEGRGYAQFLRILDEGRIAIAALATGLAQGCVDESVKYAKERQAFGKPIGDNQAIQFKLADMETRAHMARIGWRDAASRLVHGEPFKKEAAIAKLYSSTVAVDNARDATQIHGGYGFMNEYPVARMWRDSKILEIGEGTSEVQRMLIARELGFAG, encoded by the coding sequence ATGTCCCTCGACCACCGGCTCACCCCCGAGCACGAGGAACTCCGCCGCACCGTCGAGGCGTTCGCGCACGACGTGGTCGCACCGAAGATCGGCGACCTGTACGAGCGGCACGAGTTCCCCTACGAGATCGTCCGCGAGATGGGCCGCATGGGCCTGTTCGGCCTGCCGTTCCCGGAGGAGTACGGCGGCATGGGCGGCGACTACCTCGCCCTCGGCATCGCCCTGGAGGAGCTGGCCCGCGTCGACTCCTCGGTCGCGATCACCCTGGAGGCGGGCGTCTCCCTGGGTGCCATGCCGCTGTACCTGTTCGGCACGGAGGAGCAGAAGCGGCAGTGGCTGCCGAAGCTGTGCTCGGGCGAGGTGCTCGGCGCGTTCGGCCTGACCGAGCCCGGTGCGGGCAGTGACGCGGGCGGCACCCGCACCACGGCCGTGCGCGACGGTGACGAGTGGGTGATCAACGGGTCGAAGTGCTTCATCACCAACTCCGGTACGGACATCACGGGCCTGGTCACGGTCACGGCCGTGACGGGCCGCAAGGCCGACGGCCGCCCGGAGATCTCCTCGATCATCGTCCCGTCCGGCACCCCGGGCTTCACGGTGGCCGCTCCGTACTCCAAGGTCGGCTGGAACTCCTCCGACACCCGCGAGCTGTCCTTCGACGACGTGCGGGTGCCGCTCGCCAACCTGGTGGGCCAGGAGGGTCGCGGCTACGCCCAGTTCCTGCGGATCCTCGACGAGGGCCGGATCGCCATCGCGGCCCTGGCGACGGGCCTCGCGCAGGGCTGCGTCGACGAGTCGGTGAAGTACGCGAAGGAGCGGCAGGCCTTCGGCAAGCCGATCGGTGACAACCAGGCCATCCAGTTCAAGCTGGCCGACATGGAGACGCGCGCCCACATGGCCCGCATCGGCTGGCGCGACGCGGCCTCCCGGCTGGTGCACGGGGAGCCGTTCAAGAAGGAGGCGGCCATCGCGAAGCTGTACTCCTCGACGGTCGCCGTCGACAACGCCCGGGACGCCACGCAGATCCACGGCGGCTACGGCTTCATGAACGAGTACCCGGTGGCCCGCATGTGGCGCGACTCCAAGATCCTGGAGATCGGCGAGGGCACGAGCGAGGTGCAGCGCATGCTGATCGCCCGCGAACTGGGCTTCGCCGGCTGA
- a CDS encoding cation diffusion facilitator family transporter has product MPVVAESDVAADGAGSESVTTVVVAVVTNLAIAAAKAVAGIVSGSSAMLSEAAHSVADTVTEVLLLASLRRSARPADEAHPLGYGPERYIWALLASIATFAGGAVFAVYDGIHTLVHGEDPRDPVFSYAVLAVAFVLEGYSLLVAWRQVTGEAARMRAPLGLYVKHTPDTAVKAVLLENAAALAGLVLAAGGLLGAQLTGSGVYDGVASLLIGALLVAVAWELGRSNAGYLIGRPLPAAMRAEVREELLSVPHVEGVLELTTLVQGPDEVLIAAKVDFHDLASARQVEAACEDAEAQLRERWPAVRRVYLDPTPAPPPASAAEPSLPPGAVQG; this is encoded by the coding sequence ATGCCGGTCGTAGCCGAATCCGACGTCGCAGCCGACGGGGCGGGATCCGAGAGCGTCACCACGGTGGTCGTCGCCGTGGTCACCAACCTGGCCATCGCCGCCGCGAAGGCCGTCGCCGGGATCGTCAGCGGGTCCAGCGCGATGCTGTCCGAGGCCGCGCACTCGGTGGCCGACACCGTCACCGAGGTGCTGCTGCTGGCCTCCCTCAGACGCAGCGCCCGCCCCGCCGACGAGGCGCACCCGCTGGGGTACGGGCCCGAGCGCTACATCTGGGCGCTCCTCGCCTCGATCGCCACGTTCGCGGGCGGTGCGGTCTTCGCCGTCTACGACGGGATCCACACCCTGGTGCACGGCGAGGACCCCCGCGACCCGGTGTTCTCGTACGCCGTCCTCGCGGTCGCGTTCGTCCTGGAGGGGTACTCGCTGCTGGTGGCGTGGCGGCAGGTGACCGGCGAGGCGGCGCGGATGCGCGCGCCGCTGGGGCTGTACGTGAAGCACACCCCGGACACGGCGGTGAAGGCGGTCCTGCTGGAGAACGCCGCCGCGCTGGCCGGCCTCGTGCTGGCGGCGGGCGGGCTGCTGGGGGCACAGCTGACGGGGTCGGGCGTCTACGACGGGGTGGCCTCCCTGCTGATCGGGGCGCTGCTGGTGGCGGTGGCGTGGGAGCTGGGGCGCTCGAACGCGGGGTACCTGATCGGGCGGCCGCTGCCCGCGGCGATGCGGGCGGAGGTGCGCGAGGAGCTGCTGTCGGTCCCGCACGTCGAGGGGGTGCTGGAGCTGACCACCCTGGTGCAGGGGCCGGACGAGGTGCTGATCGCGGCGAAGGTGGACTTCCACGACCTGGCGTCGGCCCGGCAGGTGGAGGCTGCCTGCGAGGACGCGGAGGCCCAGCTGCGGGAGCGGTGGCCGGCGGTCCGCCGGGTCTACCTGGACCCGACGCCGGCCCCGCCGCCCGCATCCGCGGCGGAACCTTCGCTACCGCCCGGGGCTGTGCAAGGCTGA
- a CDS encoding carboxyl transferase domain-containing protein: MQQAPVLTSAADPASEAWRTNEAAHRELAEGLRARLDAARLGGGEKARARHTARGKLLPRDRVDTLLDPGSPFLELAPLAAEGMYGGAAPAAGVIAGIGRVSGRECVIVANDATVKGGTYYPMTVKKHLRAQEVALENRLPCLYLVDSGGAFLPMQDEVFPDREHFGRIFYNQARMSGAGIPQIAAVLGSCTAGGAYVPAMSDEAVIVRNQGTIFLGGPPLVKAATGEVVTAEELGGGEVHSRVSGVTDHLAQDDAHALRIVRNIVATLPARGALPWSVEAPEEPKVDPYGLYGAVPVDSRTPYDAREIIARVVDGSRFQEFKSEFGQTLVTGFARIHGHPVGIIANNGILFAESAQKGAHFIELCDQRGIPLLFLQNISGFMVGRDYEAGGIAKHGAKMVTAVACARVPKLTVVVGGSYGAGNYSMCGRAYSPRFLWMWPNAKISVMGGEQAASVLATVKRDQIEGAGQEWPAEDEEAFKAPVRAQYEEQGNAYYATARLWDDGVIDPLETRQVLGLALTACANAPLGDSGFGIFRM; the protein is encoded by the coding sequence ATGCAGCAGGCACCAGTGCTGACGAGCGCCGCGGACCCGGCGTCCGAGGCCTGGCGGACCAATGAGGCCGCCCACCGCGAACTGGCCGAAGGCCTGCGCGCCCGGCTCGACGCGGCCCGCCTCGGCGGCGGCGAGAAGGCCCGCGCCCGCCACACCGCGCGCGGGAAGCTGCTCCCCCGCGACCGGGTGGACACCCTCCTCGACCCCGGTTCGCCGTTCCTGGAGCTGGCCCCGCTGGCCGCCGAGGGCATGTACGGGGGCGCGGCCCCCGCCGCCGGGGTGATCGCGGGCATCGGCCGGGTCAGCGGGCGCGAGTGCGTGATCGTCGCGAACGACGCCACCGTCAAGGGCGGCACGTACTACCCGATGACCGTGAAGAAGCACCTGCGCGCCCAGGAGGTGGCCCTGGAGAACCGTCTCCCCTGCCTCTACCTGGTCGACTCCGGCGGCGCCTTCCTCCCCATGCAGGACGAGGTCTTCCCCGACCGGGAGCACTTCGGCCGGATCTTCTACAACCAGGCCCGCATGTCCGGGGCCGGCATCCCGCAGATCGCCGCCGTCCTCGGCTCCTGCACGGCCGGCGGGGCGTACGTGCCGGCGATGAGCGACGAGGCCGTCATCGTCCGCAACCAGGGCACGATCTTCCTCGGCGGCCCGCCGCTGGTGAAGGCCGCCACCGGGGAGGTGGTCACGGCCGAGGAGCTCGGCGGCGGCGAGGTCCACTCGCGCGTCTCCGGCGTCACGGACCACCTCGCGCAGGACGACGCGCACGCGCTGCGGATCGTACGGAACATCGTGGCGACCCTGCCCGCGCGCGGGGCCCTGCCCTGGTCGGTCGAGGCTCCCGAGGAGCCCAAGGTGGACCCGTACGGCCTGTACGGCGCCGTCCCCGTCGACTCCCGCACCCCCTACGACGCCCGCGAGATCATCGCCCGCGTCGTGGACGGCTCCCGCTTCCAGGAGTTCAAGTCGGAGTTCGGGCAGACCCTGGTCACCGGCTTCGCCCGGATCCACGGCCACCCGGTCGGGATCATCGCCAACAACGGCATCCTGTTCGCCGAGTCCGCCCAGAAGGGCGCCCACTTCATCGAGCTGTGCGACCAGCGCGGCATCCCGCTGCTCTTCCTCCAGAACATCTCCGGCTTCATGGTCGGCCGCGACTACGAGGCGGGCGGCATCGCCAAGCACGGCGCGAAGATGGTCACCGCGGTGGCCTGCGCCCGGGTCCCGAAGCTGACCGTGGTCGTCGGCGGCAGCTACGGCGCGGGCAACTACTCGATGTGCGGCCGGGCGTACTCGCCGCGCTTCCTGTGGATGTGGCCCAACGCCAAGATCTCGGTGATGGGCGGCGAGCAGGCCGCCTCGGTGCTGGCCACCGTCAAGCGCGACCAGATCGAGGGCGCCGGCCAGGAGTGGCCCGCCGAGGACGAGGAGGCCTTCAAGGCCCCGGTCCGCGCCCAGTACGAGGAGCAGGGCAACGCCTACTACGCCACCGCGCGGCTGTGGGACGACGGGGTCATCGACCCGCTGGAGACCCGGCAGGTGCTGGGACTGGCCCTGACCGCGTGCGCGAACGCCCCCCTGGGCGACTCCGGCTTCGGCATCTTCCGTATGTGA
- a CDS encoding SACE_7040 family transcriptional regulator — protein sequence MSTRAATPTRREQILSEAARLFAERGFHGVGVDEIGAAVGISGPGLYRHFAGKDAMLAELLVGISERLLTGGRRRVEEAAGDPEAILASLVEGHIDFALDDRALITLHDRELDRLREADRKLVRQLQRQYVELWVEVVRELHPEVGEAEVRVAVHAVFGLLNSTPHLAAPGREATESLLRRLANGAFGALSG from the coding sequence ATGAGCACCAGAGCGGCCACCCCGACCCGTCGTGAGCAGATCCTCAGTGAGGCCGCTCGTCTCTTCGCGGAGCGCGGCTTCCACGGCGTCGGCGTGGACGAGATAGGGGCGGCGGTCGGCATCAGCGGCCCCGGCCTCTACCGGCACTTCGCCGGGAAGGACGCCATGCTCGCCGAGCTCCTCGTCGGGATCAGCGAGCGGCTGCTGACCGGCGGCCGGCGGCGGGTCGAGGAGGCCGCCGGGGACCCGGAGGCGATCCTCGCCTCCCTCGTCGAGGGGCACATCGACTTCGCCCTGGACGACCGGGCGCTGATCACCCTGCACGACCGCGAACTCGACCGGCTGCGCGAGGCCGACCGCAAACTCGTGCGCCAGCTCCAGCGGCAGTACGTCGAGCTGTGGGTGGAGGTCGTACGGGAACTGCACCCCGAGGTCGGCGAGGCGGAGGTGCGGGTGGCCGTGCACGCCGTCTTCGGCCTGCTGAACTCCACCCCCCACCTGGCCGCGCCGGGCCGCGAGGCCACCGAGTCCCTGCTGCGCAGGCTGGCCAACGGGGCCTTCGGGGCGCTGTCGGGGTGA
- a CDS encoding acetyl-CoA carboxylase biotin carboxylase subunit, translating to MFSTVLVANRGEIAVRVIRTLRQLGIRSVAVFSDADADARHVREADTAVRIGPAAAAESYLSVERLLDAAKRTGAEAVHPGYGFLAENAAFAAACTEAGLAFIGPPASAISLMGDKITAKETVRAAGVPVVPGSSGSGLTDAELAAAASEIGMPVLLKPSAGGGGKGMRLVRDEAVLAEEIAAARREAKSSFGDDTLLVERWIDRPRHIEIQVLADAHGNVVHLGERECSLQRRHQKVIEEAPSVLLDEKTRAAMGAAAVEAARSCGYVGAGTVEFIVPGGDPSSYYFMEMNTRLQVEHPVTELVTGLDLVEQQLRVASGEPLPVTQDGIRLTGHAIEARVCAEDPARGFLPSGGTVLALSEPDGGAVRTDSGLTAGVPVGSTYDPMLSKVIAYGPDRAAALRVLRGALADTVILGVQTNAGFLRRLLAHPDVVSGDMDTGLVERDLSRLLPDGVPPEVYAAAALLASVPHPAPSRNRALPGPAPQAPAGLDGGAAGPGGQTGGSAAWVDPFGVPSGWRLGGTPAWTVHHFRLPGEEPVAVRSRPATSASPAFEARGLGQSPSTTGPQVELLLPTASDGGAAPNSAPPAIEARGLGQSPSGPARARIVDRTADTLTLELDGVTHRFSHATSPEGTWLGRDGDSWHVQHHDPVTASLSGSGRAGADTLAAPMPGTVTVVKVAVGDQVTAGQSLLVVEAMKMEHVISAPHAGTVTELDVTPGTTVAMDQVLAVVTPDDGEEAS from the coding sequence ATGTTCAGCACTGTTCTGGTCGCCAACCGCGGCGAGATCGCGGTACGCGTCATCCGCACCCTGCGGCAGCTCGGCATCCGCTCCGTCGCCGTCTTCAGCGACGCCGACGCCGACGCGCGCCACGTACGGGAGGCCGACACGGCCGTCCGGATCGGCCCGGCGGCCGCCGCCGAGAGCTACCTGTCGGTGGAGCGGCTCCTCGACGCCGCGAAGCGCACCGGCGCCGAGGCCGTCCACCCCGGCTACGGCTTCCTCGCCGAGAACGCGGCCTTCGCGGCGGCCTGCACGGAGGCCGGGCTGGCCTTCATCGGGCCGCCCGCCTCCGCCATCTCCCTGATGGGCGACAAGATCACGGCGAAGGAGACGGTCCGCGCGGCCGGCGTCCCGGTGGTCCCGGGCTCCTCCGGCAGCGGCCTGACGGACGCCGAACTGGCCGCGGCCGCCTCGGAGATCGGCATGCCGGTGCTGCTCAAGCCCTCGGCGGGCGGCGGCGGCAAGGGCATGCGGCTGGTGCGGGACGAGGCGGTGCTCGCCGAGGAGATCGCGGCCGCCCGCCGCGAGGCGAAGTCCTCCTTCGGCGACGACACCCTGCTCGTGGAGCGGTGGATCGACCGGCCCCGGCACATCGAGATCCAGGTGCTGGCCGACGCGCACGGGAACGTGGTGCACCTGGGCGAGCGCGAGTGCTCCCTCCAGCGGCGCCACCAGAAGGTCATCGAGGAGGCCCCCTCGGTGCTGCTGGACGAGAAGACCCGCGCGGCGATGGGCGCGGCGGCCGTGGAGGCGGCGCGCTCCTGCGGGTACGTCGGCGCGGGCACGGTGGAGTTCATCGTCCCGGGCGGGGACCCGTCCTCGTACTACTTCATGGAGATGAACACCCGCCTCCAGGTGGAGCACCCGGTGACCGAGCTGGTCACCGGCCTGGACCTGGTGGAGCAGCAGCTGCGGGTCGCCTCGGGCGAGCCCCTGCCCGTCACCCAGGACGGGATCCGGCTGACCGGGCACGCGATCGAGGCCCGCGTCTGCGCGGAGGACCCGGCGCGCGGGTTCCTGCCGTCCGGCGGCACGGTGCTGGCGCTGTCGGAGCCGGACGGCGGCGCGGTGCGCACCGACTCGGGGCTGACGGCCGGCGTCCCGGTGGGCTCGACGTACGACCCGATGCTGTCGAAGGTCATCGCGTACGGGCCCGACCGCGCGGCGGCCCTCCGTGTCCTGCGGGGTGCGCTGGCGGACACGGTGATCCTGGGTGTCCAGACCAACGCCGGCTTCCTGCGTCGTCTGCTCGCGCACCCGGACGTGGTGTCCGGCGACATGGACACGGGCCTGGTGGAGCGGGACCTGAGCAGGCTCCTGCCCGACGGCGTCCCGCCGGAGGTGTACGCGGCGGCCGCACTGCTGGCCTCTGTCCCCCACCCCGCCCCTTCCCGAAACCGGGCCCTGCCCGGACCCGCGCCTCAGGCGCCGGCGGGGCTGGACGGGGGCGCTGCCGGCCCCGGCGGCCAGACCGGCGGGTCCGCCGCGTGGGTGGACCCCTTCGGGGTGCCCAGCGGCTGGCGCCTGGGCGGCACGCCCGCCTGGACCGTCCACCACTTCCGCCTCCCCGGCGAGGAGCCGGTGGCCGTCCGCTCCCGCCCGGCAACTTCAGCCTCGCCGGCGTTTGAGGCGCGGGGTCTGGGGCAGAGCCCCAGCACCACCGGCCCGCAGGTGGAACTCCTCCTCCCGACGGCCTCCGACGGCGGAGCCGCACCAAACTCAGCCCCGCCAGCGATTGAGGCGCGGGGCCTGGGGCAGAGCCCCAGCGGCCCGGCCCGGGCCCGGATCGTGGACCGCACCGCCGACACCCTCACCCTCGAACTGGACGGCGTCACCCACCGGTTCAGCCACGCCACCTCCCCGGAGGGGACCTGGCTCGGCCGCGACGGCGACAGCTGGCACGTCCAGCACCACGACCCCGTCACCGCCTCCCTCAGCGGCAGCGGCAGGGCGGGCGCCGACACCCTCGCGGCCCCCATGCCCGGCACCGTCACCGTCGTCAAGGTGGCCGTCGGCGACCAGGTCACGGCCGGGCAGAGCCTGCTGGTCGTCGAGGCGATGAAGATGGAGCACGTCATCTCCGCCCCGCACGCCGGCACCGTCACCGAACTCGACGTCACCCCGGGCACCACCGTGGCCATGGACCAGGTCCTGGCCGTGGTGACCCCGGACGACGGGGAGGAGGCCTCGTGA
- a CDS encoding phosphatase, whose product MGRMPKPIETPVPSRAELIDHLVRTRIAGQVATPRENNLSHYRKLANGDRHYWLGLELGDRWADEQDVLAVMAERVGVVDDPAHRTGQDTIDPELTLAGLDRMAARLHKAALDRHSVLLATGHPGGLLDVHRATADALRAAGCEIVRIPSGLVADEGSVWQFADVAVLERGATLWHTHSPAPMAAILDGLAAEGRPQPDLVVADHGWAGCAAQRGLDAVGYADCNDPALFLGEAEGTLQVAVPLDDHVRDPRFYDPMVAYLLAAAGLR is encoded by the coding sequence ATGGGCCGCATGCCGAAGCCGATAGAGACGCCCGTACCCAGCCGCGCCGAACTCATCGACCACCTGGTCCGCACGCGGATCGCGGGGCAGGTCGCCACCCCGCGCGAGAACAACCTCTCCCACTACCGCAAGCTCGCCAACGGCGACCGGCACTACTGGCTCGGCCTGGAACTCGGCGACCGCTGGGCCGACGAGCAGGACGTACTGGCCGTGATGGCCGAGCGCGTCGGCGTCGTCGACGACCCGGCCCACCGGACCGGCCAGGACACCATCGACCCCGAACTGACCCTCGCCGGCCTGGACCGCATGGCCGCCCGGCTGCACAAGGCCGCCCTCGACCGGCACAGCGTGCTGCTGGCCACCGGCCACCCCGGCGGCCTGCTCGACGTCCACCGCGCCACCGCCGACGCGCTGCGCGCCGCGGGCTGCGAGATCGTCCGGATCCCGTCCGGCCTGGTCGCCGACGAGGGCTCGGTGTGGCAGTTCGCCGACGTGGCCGTGCTGGAGCGGGGCGCGACCCTGTGGCACACCCACTCCCCGGCCCCGATGGCCGCGATCCTGGACGGCCTCGCGGCGGAGGGCCGCCCGCAGCCCGACCTGGTCGTCGCCGACCACGGCTGGGCGGGCTGCGCGGCGCAGCGCGGGCTGGATGCGGTGGGGTACGCGGACTGCAACGACCCGGCGCTGTTCCTCGGCGAGGCGGAGGGCACCCTCCAGGTCGCCGTCCCCCTGGACGACCACGTCCGCGACCCGCGCTTCTACGACCCGATGGTGGCGTACCTCCTCGCGGCGGCGGGCCTGCGTTAG
- a CDS encoding DUF4253 domain-containing protein → MVDVPSPWSAFDAAGGIAGLPPGGLVTRPVRRGPLRRVRYEALLWLSDGPVDAPAAAYPVPAGLLPVLLHDRYGPREWWRDEDHVEPERCSDPGDHDARTVLREYWDAVVPDPEEGEEGAELIAPFGRAWPGAARSGTPTAEPGAAADAVAGGLLARGWLGDGPRLALAPAGRGADLPAAIGWRGPVHHEGDTARICAVLRSWEDRFGARVLALGFDRLDLSVAAPPRTLAEALPVAAEHFAFCPDNVRQGSGTVRAYAAQALVGTAHWSFWWD, encoded by the coding sequence ATGGTCGATGTGCCGAGCCCGTGGTCCGCGTTCGATGCCGCCGGCGGGATCGCCGGGCTGCCGCCGGGGGGTCTCGTCACCCGGCCGGTGCGGCGCGGGCCGCTGCGGCGGGTGCGGTACGAGGCGCTGCTGTGGCTCTCCGACGGGCCGGTGGACGCCCCGGCCGCCGCGTACCCGGTTCCCGCCGGGCTGCTTCCCGTACTGCTCCACGACCGGTACGGGCCGCGGGAGTGGTGGCGGGACGAGGACCACGTGGAGCCGGAGCGCTGTTCCGACCCGGGCGACCACGACGCCCGGACCGTGTTGCGGGAGTACTGGGACGCCGTCGTCCCCGACCCGGAGGAAGGGGAGGAGGGCGCGGAGCTGATCGCCCCCTTCGGCCGGGCCTGGCCCGGGGCCGCCCGGTCCGGCACCCCGACGGCGGAGCCCGGGGCGGCCGCCGACGCGGTGGCGGGCGGGCTGCTCGCGCGGGGGTGGCTGGGTGACGGCCCCCGGCTCGCGCTGGCCCCGGCCGGGCGCGGGGCCGATCTGCCGGCCGCGATCGGCTGGCGCGGTCCCGTCCACCACGAGGGCGACACCGCCCGGATCTGCGCCGTGCTGCGCTCCTGGGAGGACCGCTTCGGCGCCCGCGTCCTCGCCCTCGGCTTCGACCGGCTCGACCTCTCGGTGGCGGCCCCGCCCCGCACGCTCGCCGAGGCCCTCCCGGTCGCCGCCGAGCACTTCGCGTTCTGCCCCGACAACGTCCGGCAGGGCTCCGGCACGGTCCGTGCCTACGCCGCGCAGGCGCTGGTGGGCACGGCCCACTGGTCGTTCTGGTGGGACTGA
- a CDS encoding hydroxymethylglutaryl-CoA lyase encodes MTVPAPAGLPPRVRIHEVGARDGLQNEKTAVPTAVKAEFVHRLAAAGLTTIEATSFVHPKWVPQLADAEQLFPLLSDVDAALPVLVPNERGLDRALALGATRIAVFGSATETFAARNLNRTVAESLAMFEPVVAHAKAGEAHVRGYLSMCFGDPWEGAVPVHQVVRVAKALLDLGCDELSLGDTIGVATPGHVQALLSELNAAGVGTDRIGVHFHDTYGQALSNTLAALQHGVTTVDASAGGLGGCPYAKSATGNLATEDLVWMLDGLGIETGVDLAALTATSVWMAEQLGRPSPSRTVRALSHKE; translated from the coding sequence ATGACCGTCCCGGCCCCCGCCGGGCTCCCGCCCCGCGTCCGCATCCACGAGGTCGGCGCGCGCGACGGGCTGCAGAACGAGAAGACGGCCGTACCGACCGCCGTGAAGGCCGAGTTCGTCCACCGGCTCGCCGCGGCCGGCCTGACCACCATCGAGGCCACCAGCTTCGTCCACCCCAAGTGGGTCCCCCAACTCGCGGACGCCGAGCAGCTCTTCCCGCTCCTCTCCGACGTGGACGCGGCGCTCCCGGTCCTGGTCCCCAACGAGCGCGGCCTGGACCGGGCGCTGGCCCTGGGGGCGACCCGCATCGCCGTGTTCGGTTCGGCCACGGAGACCTTCGCCGCCCGCAACCTGAACCGGACGGTCGCCGAGTCCCTCGCCATGTTCGAGCCCGTCGTGGCCCATGCCAAGGCCGGGGAGGCGCACGTGCGGGGCTACCTCTCGATGTGCTTCGGGGACCCCTGGGAGGGGGCCGTCCCGGTCCACCAGGTGGTCCGCGTCGCGAAGGCCCTGCTGGACCTGGGCTGCGACGAGCTGAGCCTCGGCGACACCATCGGCGTCGCCACGCCCGGCCACGTGCAGGCCCTGCTGTCCGAGCTGAACGCCGCGGGAGTGGGGACCGACCGGATCGGCGTGCACTTCCACGACACCTACGGCCAGGCGCTCTCCAACACCCTCGCCGCGCTCCAGCACGGCGTGACCACGGTCGACGCGTCCGCCGGCGGCCTCGGCGGCTGCCCGTACGCGAAGAGCGCCACCGGCAACCTCGCCACCGAGGACCTGGTGTGGATGCTCGACGGCCTCGGCATCGAGACCGGGGTCGACCTGGCCGCCCTCACCGCCACGAGCGTGTGGATGGCCGAACAGCTGGGGCGCCCCAGCCCCTCCCGTACCGTCCGCGCCCTCTCCCACAAGGAGTAG
- the tesB gene encoding acyl-CoA thioesterase II, which yields MNDSLADLLDLLDLEQIEENIFRGTSRTSLVPRVFGGQVAAQALVAAGRTVPADRLPHSLHSYFLRTGDSGAPIVYSVDRIRDGRSFTTRRVVAVQHGQPIFHLSASFQTYEEGMEHQAVMPAAPDPESLPTAAEALPAHRDVFRDPGTVERLLEARGAVDLRYATTPPWGSVGEPREPRSQVWFRTQGKLADDPLLHICLATYVSDMTLLDSVLLAHGRGGWAVGDVVGASLDHAMWFHRPFRADEWLLYDQESPSASAGRGLGQARIWTQDGRLAVTVIQEGVVRVPRG from the coding sequence TTGAACGACTCGCTGGCGGACCTCCTCGATCTGCTCGACCTGGAGCAGATCGAGGAGAACATCTTCCGCGGCACGAGCCGCACCTCCCTGGTGCCGCGCGTGTTCGGCGGCCAGGTCGCGGCCCAGGCACTGGTCGCGGCCGGCCGCACGGTGCCCGCGGACCGGCTGCCGCACTCGCTCCACTCGTACTTCCTGCGCACCGGCGACTCCGGCGCGCCGATCGTGTACTCCGTGGACCGGATCCGCGACGGGCGGTCCTTCACCACCCGCCGCGTGGTCGCCGTCCAGCACGGACAGCCGATCTTCCACCTCTCCGCGTCCTTCCAGACGTACGAGGAGGGCATGGAGCACCAGGCCGTGATGCCGGCCGCGCCGGACCCGGAGTCCCTGCCGACGGCGGCCGAGGCGCTGCCCGCCCACCGGGACGTCTTCCGGGACCCCGGCACCGTCGAGCGGCTGCTGGAGGCGCGCGGCGCCGTGGACCTGCGGTACGCGACCACCCCGCCGTGGGGCTCGGTCGGCGAGCCGCGGGAGCCCCGCTCCCAGGTCTGGTTCCGCACGCAGGGCAAGCTCGCGGACGACCCGCTGCTGCACATCTGCCTGGCCACCTACGTGTCCGACATGACCCTGCTGGACTCGGTGCTGCTCGCGCACGGCCGGGGCGGCTGGGCGGTCGGCGACGTGGTCGGCGCCTCCCTGGACCACGCCATGTGGTTCCACCGTCCCTTCCGCGCCGACGAATGGCTCCTGTACGACCAGGAGTCCCCCTCGGCGTCCGCCGGACGGGGCCTGGGACAGGCCCGCATCTGGACCCAGGACGGCCGCCTGGCGGTCACCGTCATCCAGGAAGGTGTCGTGCGCGTCCCGCGCGGCTGA